The DNA segment GAGCGTAATAGCAATCGGCAGATCTTCGCCACGCTCTTCCGCCTTATGCAGATGCAGCGCGATATCGTGCATTGGCACCGGTTGCAGGCCCAGCTTGCGCTTGCCTTTCACTTCCATCCGGTAGATACCCACATTCTGCTTGCCGAAGTGATCCGGGTCGAGCGGATCGCGGGAGACGACACAGGCTTTATCCAGATAGAAGCCGCCATCGCCATCGTTGAGGCGAAACAGCGGCAGAATATCAAACAGGTTGATCGCCTCGCCATCAACGGTGTTTTCCGCCCACGCCGGGTTGGCTCGGCGCTCGGGGGCGACGGGGAACGTGTCCCAGCGGCGGATAAATTCATCAATTTGCTTTTTTACTGGCGCATTAGGCGGCAAGCCTAAAGAGATGGCATGGTTCTGCCAGGAACCAATGGTGTTCATCGCCACGCGCGCATCCGTGAAGCCACGGATATTATCGAACCACAGCGCAGGCGCGCCGTCGCCAATGCGCCCGGTTGCGTTAGCCGCAGCAGCCAGATCCGGCTCTGCATTCACTTCTTCACTGATTTTCAGCAGTTGCCCCTGCTCGTCGAGCGCCTGCAAAAAGCTGCGTAAGTCATCAAATGCCATTATTCATTCTCCTGTGAAAAATTCTGCGCCTGCTGCAACCCCTGCCAGCGCCGGGCACGCGGATGCTCCAGACCAAACTGATCCAGCACACGCGCCACAATATGCTGCGTAATATCATCAATAGTTTGCGGATGGTTGTAGAAAGCAGGCATGGGCGGCACCATCGCGACCCCCATGCGGGAAAGGGCGAGCATGTTTTCCAGATGGATCGTGCTGAGCGGCATTTCACGCGGCACCAGCACCAGTTTGCGCCCTTCTTTCAGCACCACATCGGCGGCACGGCCAACTAACCCCTCGGCATATCCTGCGCGAATCCCCGCCAGCGTTTTCATACTGCAAGGCATAATGATCATGCCGTCGGTGCGAAATGAGCCGGAAGAGATCGTCGCCGCCTGATCCGCCGGGTTATGGCAGTAATCAGCCAGTCCGGCAACATCTCGCGCACTGTAAGGCGTTTCCAGCTCAATGGTCGTTTTGGCCCACTTAGACATTACCAGGTGTGTTTCTACTGTCGGCATTTGCCGCAGCGCCTGTAGCAGCGCAATGCCTAGCGGCGCCCCCGTTGCGCCGGTCATCCCCACAATCAGTCTCATCCATCACTCCATTTTGTTCGTATACGAACGTTTTAGATAAAATACGCTACCCGGAATACCTGGACAAGCTTCATTCCCCATAGCCGCACGGAGAGCTAAAAGATTGAGCATTATAAAAATTGCTACAACCCGTTATGATAGCAACAGATATTTTGCCAGGAGCGCACATGGAGTTACGAAACACAGCGTTTCATCTGTTACGTCAGCTTTTTCAACAGCATACGGCCCGCTGGCAGCACGAATTACCGGAACTGACCAAGCCACAGTATGCGGTAATGCGCGCTATTGCTGAGCATCCAGGCATTGAGCAGATTGCCCTAATGGAGGCGGCGGTCAGTACAAAAGCGACGCTGGCGGAGATGCTAAGCCGAATGGAAAGCCGGGGACTGGTGACGCGGGAAAGCGATCCACAAGATAAACGCCGCCGCTTTGTTTATCTTACCGGCGAAGGAGAAACGCTGCTGACCGGCGCCATGCCGTTGGGGGATCGTGTGGATGATGAATTTTTAGGGCGCCTGAGCGACGATGAGCGTGAGCAGTTCACGCAGCTGGTGCGCAAGATGATGGGGTAAAGTCAGCCCGATAAGCAAAGCGCCATCGGGCAATAAGTACCAGATGGCGGCTACGCCTTATCTGGCCTACGAACTGACGGCCAAAGAAAAAGGCCAGTCTCACGACTGGCCTTTTTTTGACGAATAATCACTTACTCACGGAACAGCGCTTCGATATTCAGCCCCTGAGTCTGCAAAATTTCGCGCAGACGACGCAGGCCTTCAACCTGAATCTGACGAACACGTTCACGGGTGAGACCAATTTCACGCCCCACATCTTCCAGTGTCGCCGCTTCATACCCCAGCAGACCGAAACGACGTGCCAGCACTTCACGCTGTTTGGCGTTCAGTTCGAACAGCCATTTGACGATACTCTGTTTCATATCATCATCTTGCGTGGTGTCTTCCGGGCCGTTCTCTTTTTCATCGGCCAGGATATCCAGCAACGCTTTTTCGGAATCACCACCCAACGGGGTGTCTACCGAGGTTATGCGCTCGTTGAGACGAAGCATACGGCTGACGTCATCAACCGGTTTATCCAGTTGCTCTGCTATCTCTTCCGCGCTCGGTTCGTGGTCCAGTTTATGCGACAACTCTCGTGCGGTACGCAGATAGACGTTCAGCTCTTTAACAATGTGAATCGGCAGTCGAATCGTACGGGTTTGGTTCATAATGGCCCGTTCGATCGTCTGGCGAATCCACCAGGTAGCGTATGTTGAGAAACGGAACCCACGTTCAGGGTCAAACTTCTCGACGGCACGGATAAGCCCCAGATTGCCCTCTTCAATCAGGTCCAGCAACGCCAGTCCACGATTGCCATAACGGCGGGCAATTTTTACCACCAGACGCAAGTTACTCTCAATCATGCGACGGCGAGAGGCAACATCTCCACGCAGTGCGCGACGCGCAAAATAAACTTCTTCTTCGGCCGTTAACAGTGGCGAATAACCAATCTCACCAAGGTAAAGCTGAGTCGCGTCCAACACACGCTGTGTGGCCCCTTGCGATAACAGCTCCTCTTCAGCCAGGTCGTTATCACTGGGTTCCTCTTCACTCAAGGCTTTTTCGTCAAAAGCCTCTACTCCGTTCTCATCAAATTCCGCGTCTTCATTTAAATCATGAACTTTCAGCGTATTCTGACTCATAAGGTGGCTCCTACCCGTGATCCCTGGACGGAACTAGCAAGTGCAAGCCTGGTTCCGCCGAATTATCGCTGCGGTAAATAGCGCAGCGGGTTTACGGATTTCCCCTTGTAACGAATTTCAAAATGCAAGCGTGTAGAACTGGTTCCGGTGCTACCCATGGTAGCGATTTTTTGCCCCGCCTTAACTTCTTGTTGTTCCCGGACCAGCATCGTATCGTTATGGGCGTAGGCACTCAGGTAATCATCGTTGTGTTTGATGATAATAAGATTACCGTAACCGCGCAGCGCGTTACCGGCATATACGACGCGTCCATCTGCGGTCGCGACAATAGCCTGTCCTTTACTGCCTGCAATGTCGATCCCTTTGTTGCCACCTTCGGTAGCCGCGAAGTTTTCGATCACTTTGCCTTCAGTCGGCCAGCGCCATGTGGAGATTGGCGAACTGGTTGACGTACTGCTTGCAGTCGGTTCGGTTGTGCTCGCTGTTGGTGCCGTTACAGGCGCTGTGACCACGGTCCCAGCAGGCTTGTTGTTCGGCAACATTTTATTAGCACTTTGTTCACCTGAATCCTCAGAATACGTAATTGTCGGTTTCGACGCAACTACAACGGTGGAATTTTGTGCAGGTTTGGTCACAACTCCTTGCTCTACTGCATCCGCCTGCGTAATCGCGTTGCCGCCGGTAATTGGCGTGCCTGAGGCATTGCCGACCTGGAGCGTTTGCCCCACATTCAGGCCGTATGGGGCTGGAACGTTGTTACGCTGAGCAAGGTCGCGGAAATCGTTCCCGGTGATCCAGGCGATATAGAAAAGCGTGTCGCCTTTTTTAACGGTGTATGTGCTGCCGCCGGTGTAGCTGCCTTTCGGAATGTTCCCATACTGGCGGTTGTACACGATACGGCCATTTTCCATTTGCACAGGCTGCTCAGCGACCGGCTGGATCTGCCGGGACTGGGCAACCGGTTGAACAGGCTGCACGGGCTGAATCTGCGGCGTTTGTTGCGCCGTTGTCCCCATTTTGGGCGGCGGCGTGATCAGCATCCCGGAGCTGGTGCTCGACGGGGCATTACCATTAACTGAGCTTACCGGCGCAGGAGGATTCGAAGAATTGGAACAACCTGCCAGCCATAGCGAAACCAGCGACAATGCCGCAATGCGGCTAACGGTGAATTTTGGGCTTCCCGCGCTCATTTATCCCCCAGGAAAAATTTGGTTAACAACCAGTGACGTAATAACTGTGCAAGGCATCGGCCTGGACGCTGGAAACGTCCCCACAATACGCTTACCCTTTATAAAATAACCAGGAAAAATCCGGGTATTAAAGGATGCTTAAGCGAGTTCGCCTTTCACTAAAGGCACAAAGCGGACGGCCTCCACGGTATCGATAATAAATTCGCCTCCCCGGCGACGCACCCGTTTCAAGAACTGATGCTCCTCACCCACGGGTAAAACGAGAATCCCGCCTTCATCCAGTTGCGTCATTAACGCCGTCGGAATTTCCGGCGGAGCTGCCGTCACGATGATGGCGTCAAACGGGGCACGAGCCTGCCAACCTTGCCATCCATCGCCATGACGAGTTGAAACATTGTGTAAATCAAGCTGTTTCAGGCGACGACGCGCCTGCCATTGCAGCCCTTTAATGCGCTCCACCGAGCACACATGCTGTACCAGATGCGCGAGAATCGCCGTCTGATACCCGGAGCCAGTGCCGATCTCCAGCACTCTGGATTGCGGCGTCAGCTCAAGCAATTCTGTCATTCGCGCCACCATATAGGGCTGCGAAATGGTCTGCCCCTGGCCAATCGGCAAAGCGATATTGTCCCAGGCTTTATGTTCAAACGCTTCATCAATAAACTTTTCACGCGGGACGGCGGCAAGCGCATCCAGCACTTGCTCATCTTTGATGCCCTGAGCGCGCAATTGTTCAAGAAGAGTGTGTACGCGTCTGCTTACCATTGCGCGTCAACTCCCACGCTGTCTAACCAGTCCGAAACCACATCATGCGCGCTATACGCCGTTAAATCCACATGCAGCGGGGTAACGGAGACATAGCCCTCATCCACCGCTGCAAAATCGGTGTCCGGCCCGGCGTCGCATTTGCCGCCCGGCGGGCCGATCCAGTACAGCGTGTTGCCGCGCGGGTCCTGCTGTGGAATAACCTGATCGGCCGGATGGCGGCTGCCGCAGCGGGTTACGCGAATGCCTTTGATTTGATCCAGCGGCAGATCCGGGACATTGATATTCAGAATGCGTCCGGTACGCAGCGGCTCCCGACGTAATGCACGCAAAATAGAGCAGGTTACCGCTGCCGCCGTCTCATAGTGCTGATGGCCGTCAAGCGATACCGCCAGCGCGGGAAAACCCAGGTGACGGCCCTCCATCGCTGCGGCGACGGTCCCGGAATAGATGACATCATCGCCCAGATTGGGGCCCGCGTTAATGCCTGAAACCACAATATCCGGGCGCGGACGCATCAGCGCGTTCACGCCCAGGTAGACGCAGTCGGTCGGTGTGCCCATCTGCACGGCGATATCGCCGTTATCAAAGGTAAAGGTACGAAGCGAGGATTCCAGCGTCAGCGAGTTTGACGCGCCACTGCGGTTACGATCCGGGGCGACGACCTGTACGTCAGCAAACTCACGCAGCGCTTTCGCCAGCGTTTGTATACCGGGCGCGTGGACCCCATCATCGTTACTCAGCAATATGCGCATAATCACCCATTGTGTTAATCAGTTCCCTTACGACGCTGGTGGCGAAACTGCCTGCCGGTAGCCAGAAGCGCAGCTCAACGGTGACGTCATCCCACCAGTTCCAGCGTAATTGTTGCGGATAGAGCAGCATCGCTCTGCGCGCCGCTTCAACCTTTTCGCGCAGCAGTAACGATTGCAGTTCGCCCTCATCCGCAATGGCAGCCTCTTCAAACGCCAGCGCGTCGCGCAGGGTTCCCCACTCGCCGCTACCGGGAAGCGCCGCCGTAATCATCAGTTCTTTTTCGTCAACGCGACGCTGCAATTCCGCCTGTTCTTCCTGCGTGGCCACAAACCAGCTCCCGCGCCCCGCTAATTGTAGCGCATCGCCATCAACAACTTGATTAAAGTCTGGTTTTTTCACGCGTTCGTTGACGATCTGATTAAACAACGCACTGCGGGCCGCCGACAACCAAAAACTGCGTTTATTGCGATCGCGCACCGGCGCATTGCTTTGCGCCCAGCGCAGCGCGCCTTGCAGGTTGCTGCCGCCAATACCGAATCGCTGCGCGCCAAAATAGTTTGGTACGCCGCGCGTATTGATGGCCTGTAGCCGGGCTTCGACATCATCACGATGGCTGACTTCACGCAGCACCAGCGTAAACGCGTTGCCCTTCAGCGCGCCTAAACGCAGCTTACGTTTGTGACGCGCGTACTCCAGCACTTTACAGCCTTCAATCTGGAATGCGCTCAGGTCTGGCATCTCTTTGCCCGGCACGCGCGCGCACAGCCACTGTTCAGTGACGGCATGCTTGTCTTTCTGCCCGGCAAAGCTCACTTCACGGGCATGAATTTTAAGGAATTTCGCCAGCGCATCGGCCACAAAACGGGTGTTACAACCGTTTTTCAGAATGCGAACCAGAATATGTTCGCCTTCGCCATCTGGCTCAAAACCTAAATCTTCAACCACCACAAAATCTTCCGGGTTCGCTTTAAGCAGCCCGGCGCCCTGCGGCTTTCCGTGGAGGTACGTCAGGTTTTCAAACTCGGTCATTTCGCGGCCTTAATCAGTAGCGCCACCGCTTCGCAGGCAATCCCTTCCCCACGCCCGGTGAACCCGAGTTTCTCCGTGGTGGTCGCCTTGACGTTGACATCATCCATATGACAACCAAGATCTTCCGCGATAAACACGCGCATTTGCGGGATATGTGGCAGCATCTTCGGCGCCTGGGCGATAATGGTCACGTCCACGTTACCAAGGGTATAGCCTTTGGCCTGAATGCGTCGCCATGCTTCCCGCAGCAATTCGCGGCTGTCTGCGCCTTTAAAGGCCGGATCGGTATCCGGGAAAAGTTTGCCGATATCGCCAAGCGCCGCCGCGCCGAGCAGCGCATCGGTCAGCGCATGCAGCGCCACGTCGCCATCAGAATGCGCCAGCAGCCCTTTGTCATACGGGATGCGCACGCCACCAATGATAATTGGGCCTTCTCCGCCAAAAGCGTGTACGTCAAAACCGTGTCCGATTCGCATTATGCATTCTCCTGATATACACATCATCCTTCAAGCTGCCTCTTTGTTGGCTGCCTTTGTTCACCCCAGTCACTTACTTATGTAAGCTCCTGGGGATGCACTCAGTTGCCGCCTCGATGCAGCCTGAATGATTTTGTGTCTAGATTGTTCGGGTCAGATAAAATTCCGCAAGCGCCAGATCTTCCGGGCGGGTGACTTTTATATTATCAGCCCGGCCTTCAACCAGTTGGGGATGAAAACCGCAATACTCCAGCGCGGACGCCTCATCGGTAATGGTCGCGCCTTCGTTCAGCGCACGGCTCAGGCAATCATGCAGCAGCTCGCGTGGGAAGAATTGCGGCGTTAACGCGTGCCACAGGTCGGTACGCTCTACGGTATGCGCAATGGCGGCTTTACCCGGCTCGGCGCGTTTCATGGTGTCGCGTACCGGAGCGGCGAGGATTCCGCCCGTGCGGCTGGTTTCGCTAAGCGAGAGCAGACGCGCCAGGTCATCCTGATGCAGACAAGGCCGGGCGGCGTCATGCACCAGCACCCACTGCGCGTCACCGGCCGCCCGTAAGCCTGCCAGTACGGAATCGGCGCGTTCGTCACCTCCGTCCACGACGGTGACCTGCGGATGTTGCGCCAGAGGAAGTTCGGCGAAGCGGCTGTCGCCAGGGCTGATTGCGATAACGACGCGCGTCACCCGGGGATGCGCCAGCAGCGCATGCACCGAGTGTTCAAGAATGGTTTTATTGCCAATAGAGAGATATTGCTTAGGACATTCCGTTTGCATTCGGCGGCCAAATCCGGCAGCCGGTACCACAGCGCAAACGTCCAATAAAGTGGCTGCCATGTCATTTCCTGGGCTGATTTATCGATTAGTTTGCCCCGCAGCCTGAGCACGTTTAGACGCGTCAGGCACCAGACGGTAAAAAGTTTCGCCCGGTTTGGTCATGCTGAGTTCATTACGCGCGCGCTCCTCGATCGCTTCCTGGCCGCCATTGAGATCGTCAATTTCGGCGAAAAGCTGATCGTTACGCGCTTTAAGTTTCGCATTCGTAGCTTGCTGCGCAGCCACATCATCGTTGACGCGGCTGTAGTCATGTATGCCGTTCTTACCGAACCACAGCGAATACTGCAACCAGACCAGTAAAGTCAGCAGCAGCAGCGTTAGTTTACCCATCCTGCCCCCTGAAAAACGGCACCATCATCCCATAACTTTCCCAGAGACTCT comes from the Citrobacter koseri ATCC BAA-895 genome and includes:
- a CDS encoding non-oxidative hydroxyarylic acid decarboxylases subunit B; this translates as MRLIVGMTGATGAPLGIALLQALRQMPTVETHLVMSKWAKTTIELETPYSARDVAGLADYCHNPADQAATISSGSFRTDGMIIMPCSMKTLAGIRAGYAEGLVGRAADVVLKEGRKLVLVPREMPLSTIHLENMLALSRMGVAMVPPMPAFYNHPQTIDDITQHIVARVLDQFGLEHPRARRWQGLQQAQNFSQENE
- a CDS encoding MarR family winged helix-turn-helix transcriptional regulator, which produces MELRNTAFHLLRQLFQQHTARWQHELPELTKPQYAVMRAIAEHPGIEQIALMEAAVSTKATLAEMLSRMESRGLVTRESDPQDKRRRFVYLTGEGETLLTGAMPLGDRVDDEFLGRLSDDEREQFTQLVRKMMG
- the rpoS gene encoding RNA polymerase sigma factor RpoS; the protein is MSQNTLKVHDLNEDAEFDENGVEAFDEKALSEEEPSDNDLAEEELLSQGATQRVLDATQLYLGEIGYSPLLTAEEEVYFARRALRGDVASRRRMIESNLRLVVKIARRYGNRGLALLDLIEEGNLGLIRAVEKFDPERGFRFSTYATWWIRQTIERAIMNQTRTIRLPIHIVKELNVYLRTARELSHKLDHEPSAEEIAEQLDKPVDDVSRMLRLNERITSVDTPLGGDSEKALLDILADEKENGPEDTTQDDDMKQSIVKWLFELNAKQREVLARRFGLLGYEAATLEDVGREIGLTRERVRQIQVEGLRRLREILQTQGLNIEALFRE
- the nlpD gene encoding murein hydrolase activator NlpD, which gives rise to MSAGSPKFTVSRIAALSLVSLWLAGCSNSSNPPAPVSSVNGNAPSSTSSGMLITPPPKMGTTAQQTPQIQPVQPVQPVAQSRQIQPVAEQPVQMENGRIVYNRQYGNIPKGSYTGGSTYTVKKGDTLFYIAWITGNDFRDLAQRNNVPAPYGLNVGQTLQVGNASGTPITGGNAITQADAVEQGVVTKPAQNSTVVVASKPTITYSEDSGEQSANKMLPNNKPAGTVVTAPVTAPTASTTEPTASSTSTSSPISTWRWPTEGKVIENFAATEGGNKGIDIAGSKGQAIVATADGRVVYAGNALRGYGNLIIIKHNDDYLSAYAHNDTMLVREQQEVKAGQKIATMGSTGTSSTRLHFEIRYKGKSVNPLRYLPQR
- the pcm gene encoding protein-L-isoaspartate O-methyltransferase produces the protein MVSRRVHTLLEQLRAQGIKDEQVLDALAAVPREKFIDEAFEHKAWDNIALPIGQGQTISQPYMVARMTELLELTPQSRVLEIGTGSGYQTAILAHLVQHVCSVERIKGLQWQARRRLKQLDLHNVSTRHGDGWQGWQARAPFDAIIVTAAPPEIPTALMTQLDEGGILVLPVGEEHQFLKRVRRRGGEFIIDTVEAVRFVPLVKGELA
- the surE gene encoding 5'/3'-nucleotidase SurE, producing MRILLSNDDGVHAPGIQTLAKALREFADVQVVAPDRNRSGASNSLTLESSLRTFTFDNGDIAVQMGTPTDCVYLGVNALMRPRPDIVVSGINAGPNLGDDVIYSGTVAAAMEGRHLGFPALAVSLDGHQHYETAAAVTCSILRALRREPLRTGRILNINVPDLPLDQIKGIRVTRCGSRHPADQVIPQQDPRGNTLYWIGPPGGKCDAGPDTDFAAVDEGYVSVTPLHVDLTAYSAHDVVSDWLDSVGVDAQW
- the truD gene encoding tRNA pseudouridine(13) synthase TruD yields the protein MTEFENLTYLHGKPQGAGLLKANPEDFVVVEDLGFEPDGEGEHILVRILKNGCNTRFVADALAKFLKIHAREVSFAGQKDKHAVTEQWLCARVPGKEMPDLSAFQIEGCKVLEYARHKRKLRLGALKGNAFTLVLREVSHRDDVEARLQAINTRGVPNYFGAQRFGIGGSNLQGALRWAQSNAPVRDRNKRSFWLSAARSALFNQIVNERVKKPDFNQVVDGDALQLAGRGSWFVATQEEQAELQRRVDEKELMITAALPGSGEWGTLRDALAFEEAAIADEGELQSLLLREKVEAARRAMLLYPQQLRWNWWDDVTVELRFWLPAGSFATSVVRELINTMGDYAHIAE
- the ispF gene encoding 2-C-methyl-D-erythritol 2,4-cyclodiphosphate synthase codes for the protein MRIGHGFDVHAFGGEGPIIIGGVRIPYDKGLLAHSDGDVALHALTDALLGAAALGDIGKLFPDTDPAFKGADSRELLREAWRRIQAKGYTLGNVDVTIIAQAPKMLPHIPQMRVFIAEDLGCHMDDVNVKATTTEKLGFTGRGEGIACEAVALLIKAAK
- the ispD gene encoding 2-C-methyl-D-erythritol 4-phosphate cytidylyltransferase, which translates into the protein MAATLLDVCAVVPAAGFGRRMQTECPKQYLSIGNKTILEHSVHALLAHPRVTRVVIAISPGDSRFAELPLAQHPQVTVVDGGDERADSVLAGLRAAGDAQWVLVHDAARPCLHQDDLARLLSLSETSRTGGILAAPVRDTMKRAEPGKAAIAHTVERTDLWHALTPQFFPRELLHDCLSRALNEGATITDEASALEYCGFHPQLVEGRADNIKVTRPEDLALAEFYLTRTI
- the ftsB gene encoding cell division protein FtsB encodes the protein MGKLTLLLLTLLVWLQYSLWFGKNGIHDYSRVNDDVAAQQATNAKLKARNDQLFAEIDDLNGGQEAIEERARNELSMTKPGETFYRLVPDASKRAQAAGQTNR